In one ANME-2 cluster archaeon genomic region, the following are encoded:
- a CDS encoding DUF166 domain-containing protein: APARAGLLVQQYPCRAVRGTGGGIHRSAELHKKAIEDSIEDNSSP; the protein is encoded by the coding sequence AGCACCTGCCAGGGCAGGATTGTTGGTGCAGCAATACCCCTGCCGGGCTGTCAGGGGGACCGGAGGCGGGATACATCGCTCGGCAGAATTGCACAAAAAGGCAATAGAAGACTCAATTGAAGATAATTCAAGTCCATAA
- a CDS encoding DUF4040 domain-containing protein: protein MDSSTLIMLAIFIPFIFAFLVPVASKLLKQRIGWFAVATAILTLSLILKIMPIIIHGDTIFGEITWLPTAGLTFNVYADGLSTLIGLLASGIGVIIMTYSIGYMSTKEDLPRYYQYLLLFMGSMIGMVFSANTIQLFIFWELTSFTSFLLIGYWNDKTESIYGATKALVLTAIGGLVMLAGFLLLQVMTGTFDIPTILHDESLIKAIHGHELFFITLLLIFIGAAAKSAQGPFYIWLPNAMEAPTPVSAFLHSATMVKAGIYLVARMHPLFAGTDAWFILVSGTGMVTMVAAGFLAFRQTDIKAILAYSTISQLAYIMTMYGYTTYHEPGIGVAAATFHLVNHATFKACLFLVAGIVAHEAATRDIRKLGGLRKEMPITFIIASIGALAMAGLPPFNGFLSKEMFYESSLEMGAALGSPFTILLPAIAIMGGVLTFAYSIKLIDGIFLGRRQSKGLPEHIHDPPAVMLIPAAFLAVLVILFGLVPSIPVNIIVEPTTAGILLEPAELHVKMWHGFTAPLMMTIITFIFGLGIYSRYDAIAAWQDRFNLKHPKISVNYYYDLMVNNARTSAHTLSAISQPGTIKTYMSALIVTMVVLVGIPIILLGADIIPQSLNFDIAIYEVLIMLFMVIAGIAAALLPAYLPAIIALSTLGYLVSLLFIYLKAPDLALTQVLVETLSTIIFLLVIVKIPQKFKERIPATTLFRDLIIAGAVASTVFIILINATQGIIPPFESLSHYFIENSMTLAGGKNVVNVIIVDFRGYDTLGEISVLCLAAFGVYNLIHSRGDKT from the coding sequence ATGGATTCGTCAACCCTAATAATGCTGGCAATATTCATTCCTTTTATTTTTGCTTTTTTGGTTCCTGTTGCATCAAAACTCCTGAAACAACGCATCGGCTGGTTTGCAGTGGCCACTGCAATCCTTACCCTGTCACTGATTCTCAAAATAATGCCGATAATTATCCATGGCGATACAATTTTCGGGGAGATTACCTGGCTGCCCACTGCCGGACTCACGTTCAATGTATATGCTGATGGTCTAAGTACCCTCATAGGACTCCTGGCATCAGGTATTGGTGTCATAATAATGACCTACTCCATTGGCTACATGTCAACCAAAGAGGACCTCCCCAGATATTACCAGTATCTGCTTCTCTTCATGGGTTCAATGATAGGAATGGTATTCTCGGCCAATACCATACAGTTGTTCATCTTCTGGGAACTCACCAGTTTCACGTCCTTTTTGCTGATAGGATACTGGAACGACAAAACCGAATCCATCTACGGGGCAACAAAAGCACTGGTCCTTACGGCCATTGGCGGACTGGTGATGCTGGCCGGGTTCCTGCTCCTCCAGGTGATGACCGGAACGTTTGACATTCCCACCATACTCCATGATGAATCCTTGATAAAGGCCATACACGGCCATGAACTGTTCTTTATAACCCTCCTCCTGATATTCATAGGCGCCGCTGCAAAATCAGCGCAGGGTCCATTCTATATCTGGCTTCCCAATGCCATGGAAGCCCCCACCCCGGTCAGTGCCTTTTTACATTCCGCAACAATGGTCAAGGCAGGAATATATCTCGTTGCCAGGATGCACCCTCTTTTTGCCGGAACCGATGCCTGGTTCATTCTTGTAAGCGGTACCGGCATGGTCACCATGGTCGCTGCCGGGTTTTTAGCATTCAGGCAGACCGACATCAAAGCCATTCTTGCATATTCCACCATCAGCCAGCTTGCCTATATTATGACAATGTACGGTTACACCACGTACCATGAACCTGGTATCGGTGTGGCTGCGGCTACGTTCCACCTGGTTAACCATGCAACTTTCAAGGCCTGTTTATTCCTTGTTGCCGGTATCGTGGCACATGAAGCTGCCACCAGGGATATCAGGAAACTGGGTGGACTGAGAAAAGAGATGCCGATTACATTCATCATTGCATCCATCGGAGCTCTGGCTATGGCCGGGTTGCCGCCGTTCAATGGATTCCTCAGCAAGGAGATGTTCTATGAATCTTCCCTTGAAATGGGTGCAGCCCTGGGTTCACCTTTTACGATACTGCTCCCTGCCATTGCAATAATGGGAGGCGTGCTTACATTCGCATACTCAATTAAATTAATAGACGGTATTTTCCTCGGCAGGCGGCAGTCAAAAGGTCTGCCGGAACACATCCATGACCCTCCGGCGGTCATGCTCATTCCCGCAGCGTTCCTTGCAGTACTGGTCATCCTGTTCGGGCTTGTCCCGTCCATACCGGTAAATATCATTGTTGAACCCACCACAGCAGGGATTTTACTTGAGCCTGCTGAACTCCACGTTAAGATGTGGCACGGTTTTACAGCACCTTTGATGATGACGATCATAACTTTCATCTTCGGGCTCGGAATATACTCAAGATATGATGCGATTGCTGCCTGGCAGGACCGGTTCAACCTGAAGCACCCGAAAATCAGCGTCAATTATTATTACGACCTGATGGTCAATAATGCCAGAACCAGTGCCCATACACTATCAGCTATCAGCCAGCCCGGGACCATCAAGACCTACATGAGCGCACTTATCGTCACTATGGTAGTGCTGGTAGGGATACCAATTATCCTGCTGGGTGCCGATATAATCCCGCAGTCATTGAATTTTGATATTGCCATCTATGAAGTGCTCATAATGCTGTTCATGGTAATTGCGGGGATCGCAGCCGCCTTACTGCCGGCTTACCTGCCTGCCATCATAGCATTATCCACACTGGGCTACCTTGTAAGCTTGCTGTTCATATACTTGAAAGCTCCAGACCTGGCATTGACACAGGTACTCGTTGAGACATTATCCACCATCATCTTCCTGCTCGTAATTGTGAAAATACCGCAAAAGTTCAAAGAGCGCATACCTGCGACAACCCTGTTCAGGGACCTCATAATTGCGGGAGCAGTTGCCAGTACGGTATTTATTATACTCATTAATGCAACACAGGGGATCATACCACCATTTGAATCCCTGTCACATTATTTCATTGAGAACAGTATGACACTTGCAGGCGGAAAGAATGTTGTCAATGTCATCATTGTTGATTTCAGGGGTTATGATACCCTTGGTGAAATATCGGTATTGTGCCTTGCTGCATTTGGCGTTTACAACCTTATCCACAGCAGAGGTGATAAAACATGA